The genomic DNA CAGTTTAATTGGCTTCGGAAACTCTCCGTCTTTGATCAGCTTGTAGAACCATTTATCGGTTAAGCCCGTAAAGCTGGTGATAAATGCCATATCGACCATTTTGTCGTTGGCGAGGTAGGATTGTTGGTCGTTGTTGCTCATGGGGTTGTCTCCATACTGATATTGAGTGAATCAGGAGACGCGCCATTGCTGGTGGTTGACGGTTGACGCATTCTCCTTCTCAACATCCACTCCCTCGTAAAAAATTACGTATCAGTTCTGAGAGCAGCCAAAGTTACGCTGACCATCGGAGTTGTCTTTGCTGTACTCTTTAGCCAAATAAATTGCTCTTGAGGTCAAATCTTCGTAAGTGTCCTCGAAGTAACGGTTATTACGGTTTAACTGATAAAACCCGCTTGGTGGGATGTGAATCAGTCCCACATACTTGCTTTCCGCGTATTCTCGTTTGATTGCCCGTATCCATGCCCGAACAACCATATTAAAAACACTCTGGTTGAAGGTATTACCAGGATCTTGTTTAATCTTCCCCGGCCATGCATAGGCGTCTTTGTTGAGCAAAAGCAATACGTGATAATGTTTCTTGCTCCCTTCCTGATTAAATTCCCGTACCCATACAAATCTCATGTTGCATGTCAGGGTCTTCTTACCCGCTTTTCTCTTACGATTAATGTCCGCTTTGATCTGTGCTTTTACCGAGTTGATGAAGCGAGTGATGACCTCAGAGCCTGTATAACACTGTGTAGGGCAATCTGGACGCTCTTCTTCGTCAGGGAAGCGCAGATCGAATCTGATTGCCAATAGCCGGGGATACTGTTTTAACGCTCTGTCAATTGTTCTGGTGATACCGTGCACATAGGTTTGATTCAGTTCCCCATACCGGCTTTGGTTCTTGGTGTTCATTACGTGGTGTCCTTAGCTGATTGAACTCAGCTCATCGGATACCTGGTAATGATTTAAGGAATGCTGAAATCTACTAATCTCTTCTCCTTGCGATATGCCACTACTCCACTTCCTATAGATTTCCCCTAACGGGATGGTTACGGGTACTCATATCCCCTTATGTAGATCTACTTCCGTATGTCTTTGTTGCTTACTGATACCTATGTCTACTACATCTACGTCCATTATTAACAATACGAAGGAACAGAAGGGAAAAGGAAGGGAATGGCAATAGAAGAAAGAAAACCTAAAAATGAAGGAAAACTTCTATCGACACCCACTGAAATCACTCTCAAGTTAGTGTGGCCTGTCGGGGAGTTTTGGGCATGCAGGAATGGGGCTTGAATTTACTGCCAGTGCGTCAGAGATAGTAAAAGCTCTTTTAATTGAAGTAGCAGTATTTTTATACGGAGCTTGAAAGTAATAGGCATCGTGGAAGCGATATGGTGTTCCATTCAGTTTTTTACCAGCCTTACAACTTGGTGAAGCTGGTAGCTATGTCGACTTGGCGAGAAGTATAGTTACAGGCATAGTGGACTATTAAAGAAAAGTGCTGTACTTTTTTAGTAAAAATAAGTGCTGTACTTTGTGGGTTAGGGAAGGTGCGAACAAGTTCCTGATATGAGATCATCATATTCATCCGGAGCGCATCCCAGAGGGACATCATGAGCCATCAACTCACCTTCGCCGATAGTGAATTCAGCACTAAGCGCCGTCAGACCCGAAAAGAGATTTTCCTCTCCCGCATGGAGCAGATTCTGCCATGGCAGAATATGACCGCTGTCATCGAGCCGTTTTATCCCAAGGCGGGCAATGGCCGACGGCCCTATCCGCTGGAGACCATGCTGCGTATTCACTGCATGCAGCATTGGTACAACCTGAGCGACGGTGCCATGGAAGATGCCCTGTACGAAATCGCCTCCATGCGCCTGTTTGCCCGATTATCCCTGGATAGCGCCCTGCCGGATCGCACCACCATCATGAATTTCCGCCACCTGCTCGAGCTGCATCAACTGGCCCGTCAATTGTTCAAGACCATCAATCGCTGGCTGGCCGAAGCAGGCGTCATGATGACCCAAGGCACTTTGGTGGATGCCACCATCATTGAGGCACCCAGCTCTACCAAGAACAAAGAGCAGCAACGCGATCCGGAGATGCATCAGACCAAGAAAGGCAATCAGTGGCACTTTGGCATGAAGGCCCACATTGGTGTCGATGCCAAGAGTGGCCTGACCCACAGCCTGGTCACCACCGCGGCCAACGAGCATGACCTCAATCAGCTGGGTAATCTGCTTCATGGAGAGGAGCAATTTGTCTCAGCCGATGCCGGCTACCAAGGAGCGCCACAGCGCGAGGAGCTGGCCGAGGTGGATGTGGACTGGCTGATCGCCGAGCGTCCCGGCAAGGTAAAAACCTTGAAGCAGCATCCGCGCAAGAACAAAACGGCCATCAACATCGAATACATGAAAGCCAGCATCCGTGCCAGGGTGGAGCACCCGTTTCGCATCATCAAGCGGCAGTTCGGCTTCGTGAAAGCCAGATACAAGGGGCTGCTGAAAAACGATAACCAACTGGCGATGTTATTCACCCTGGCCAACCTGTTTCGGGTGGACCAAATGATACGTCAGTGGGAGAGATCTCAGTAAAAACCGGAAATAACGCCAGAAATGGTGGAAAAAATAGCCTAAATAGGCTGATTCGATGTGTTTGCGGGAAAAAAATCGGCCCAGATCCGCGAAATTTTAATCAGCGAGTCAGCTTGGGAAGAAATGACCTGCTTATTCGCACCTTCCTTAGAGGTGTCTATGCCGAGTGAAAAAAGAGTTTCAGTAAACTTTGACGATGTGTCTTTCCTCGAGTTTCTTGAGAAGACAGCTGCTCCCAAGACAAAAAATAAAGATGGCAAAGGGAAAAGTAAAAGTATTTCACGATTCATATTACAGGTATTGAAAGAAAAATATGAAGAAGAATACTTTTACAGTAAAAGAAAGCATTATTTTGAAAATGAGCGTTTCTTTAAAAATGATTTTAATGAAATGACTACTGCTGAATTGCTTAAAGCATCTGCGGGAAAAGAGATAATGAAGAAAACATTTGATGCCATATGGTATCAAATGGAAAATACAGAGGTAATAATAAAAGAAAGTCATACTGCTGATGGACATAAAGATGTAAAGAAAAAGAGCAAAATATCTAACATTAGCGATACTCATAGCTTTGTTTATAGTTTCATGAATTATACAATTGACAACCCTTACTCTTTAATTAAGCATCTAAAGCCAAAGCTTATTGAAATTTTGCATGATGAATTTAAATCAATCGTTCCAAACATAAATGAAACGTTTTGGGACTCTGAAATTGCTCAAACTCATGCATATGGAAAGGCAGACATTAATTTATTCATGGTTAGTAGGCTTGATATTTCAGTGCTAGGCATTGTTGATAATATGGTTCAGTTATACATTAGTGTTTCTTATTCTATTAAGAGATTTCCCTCTTTTTATGCTGAGAAAGATCTTTTGTTCAGGCTTCTTGACTTTGATAATATACAATTTAAATCTTTCGCAGCTATAGCCAAAGGGCATATTGCACGAAACAAATATCACCGACTAATATATCTGGAGGGTTTTACTGATTACATCAGGAATCGTGGTTACTTTGTTGGGTTTTTACATCGCCCACGAACATTAGATGAAATGACAAACTATGTTAATGATTTTAAATGTAAAAAGGATGTTAGCAATATAAATGGACAATACATTAAAATATTCATGAGTCAGTCCGTTGTATCTGTAGATGAGAACTCCCTAAAAAAACATACCCGTATGGAACTTGGCATTCGACTGTGGAAAAAATAGGATAAGTTCCAAATAACTACATCTATAGCAGGTCAACTTCCATACCTGCTGGATTATGCAAGTAAGATTCACATGCATACTTTTTAAAGTATATATGATTCACGTGTTAATAAAACTACCTTGTTTTTATAAGCAGTGTTTTATTAATTCTCTCTTATCTAAAAAACCATCCTTCGGGGTGGTTTTTTTATACCAGTTTAAAAGGAATGAAAAATGACTCGTTTAGCTTCCCGCTTTGGTAAAGTGAATGTAATCCGCCGCGACCGTCCTTTAACTCGCGATGAATTGTTTTGTGTCGTCCCCAGCGTATTCAGTGAGGAAAAGCATGCATCACGCAGTGATCGCTATACTTATATTCCGACAATTACCCTACTGGATAACCTGCAACGTGAAGGTTTTCAGCCGTTCTTCGCCTGTCAGACCCGTGTGCGCGACCAGAGCAAACGCGAACACACCAAACATATGCTGCGGTTACGCCGTAAAGGCCAAATCACCGACAAACAGGTGCCGGAGATCATCCTGCTTAACAGCCATGATGGTTCGAGTAGCTATCAAATGTTACCTGGGATTTTCAGGGCTGTATGTCAGAACGGGTTAATTTGCGGTGAGTCCTTTGGCGAAGTGCGTGTCCCCCACAAAGGAGATGTTGTTGAGAAAGTTATTGAAGGGGCCTATGAGGTGCTGGGGATATTTGACCGGGTGGAGGAGAAGCGCGATGCGATGCAGTCCCTGATATTACCGCTACCCGCACAGCAGGTACTGGCTAAAGCGGCGCTGGCGTATCGCTTTGGTGAAGACCACCAGCCGGTGACTGCCGCCCAGGTACTCACACCGCGTCGCTATGAAGACCGCAATGATGACCTCTGGACCGTTTACCAGCGTGTGCAGGAGAACCTGATGAAGGGAGGACTGTCAGGACGGAACGCACAGGGTAAACGCAGCCGAACCCGCGCCGTGAACGGCATTGACGGGGACGTAAAGCTCAACCGGGCCCTGTGGGTGATGACCGAAAACATGCTAGCCCTGTCTGGCCGTTGATGCCAGTCATTTTGATTACAGGAGATATATTAATGGATAAACACATTTCGCAGCCCCCTGAGGTGACAGAGCCATTCATCCTCGCAGCCACTAACGTACCGGATGAACAGCGCCTTCGTTTCTGGCCTCAGCGCTTTGGCTCCATCCCGCAATGGATAACCCTTGAGTCCAGTATCTTTGCGTGGATGGACCGGTTGTGTGCGGATTACTGCGGTGGCGTCTGGGCCTTTTACACTCTCAGCAACGGTGGTGCCTTTATGGCTCCGGAAGAGAGTGAAGGTCTATGGTCTCTGTTTAATATCCTGAATGGTAACGGGGCTGAAATGAGTGCTGAAGCTGCGGGTATTGCCGCCTGCCTGATTGCTTACAGCCACCATGCCTGCCGCACGGAGTGCGATGCCATGACAGAGCATTATTACCGTCTGCGCGACTATGCGCTGAACCACCCTGAGTGCAACGCCATTATGCACATCATCGACTGAGGTACTGCACCATGGAAAAACAGTTACCGTTGTTTGCATATGAACTGACGGCATCAGCACAACAGACCATCCGCGAGGCGCTGACTCTGCTGGAGCGCCAGTTACGTGAGCCCGGCGCGTCGTTTACCTCCGGCAGCTCAGTACGTGACTGGTTACGGCTTCATCTGACTATGGAGGAAAGAGAGGCATTTGTTCTGCTGCTGCTGGATAACCAGCACCGCCTGATTACGCACGAAACGCTGTTCAAAGGCACCATCAGCCATACCGAAGTCCATCCACGGGAAGTGGTGAAGGCCTCCCTGAAATACAATGCGGCAGCGGTGATTGTTGCTCACTGTCATCCCTCAGGCCATGCCGAACCCAGCCAGTCTGACAGACGGGTGACTGAGCGACTGAAGAATGCTCTGGACCTTGTGGGTGTGCGTCTCCTGGACCACCTCGTTATCGGCGGAATGGATATTGTCTCGTTTGCCGAACGGGGCTGGTTATAAGGGAGGAGTCATTAATGAAAATTATCAGTAAGCGTCAGGCAATGGCGATATACCGCCAGCATCCACAGTCCCGGTTGTTTCGCTTCTGTACCGGTAAATATAAATGGTCCGGTAGCATCTGCCACTATGCCGGTCGTGAGGTGGAAGATATCAGTGGTGTACTGGCCGTATTCGCAGAGCGCCGCCAGGACCGCAACGGCCCGTATGTCGTATTACGCAGCGTAAGCCTGAATTAATTCACGATTAAGGAGAGCGACATTTTGTCGAAGAATACCACGATAACAACACATGATATCAGCGAACCCTGGTGGGGACTCAGACGCAGTGTTTCCCCGTGTTTTGGTGCCCGTCTGGTCCAGGAGGGAAACCGCCTGCATTACCTGGCTGACCGGGCGAATGTTAGCGGACAGTTCTGTGATGCGGATTTACGCCATCTTGACCAGGCTTTCCCGGTATTGATGAAACAGCTGGAGTTAATGCTCACCTGCGGTGAACTGAATCCCCGTCATCAGCACTGCGTCACACTGTATGCAAAAGGTCTGACCTGCGAGGCTGATACGCTGGGTTCGCATGGCTACGTTTATATCGCGATTTATCCCGCTCCCGTCACCACAGAATAACACCGTACTACTTCGCCCTTCAGCAAACTACATCTTCCACTAAAGAGATAACGTTTATGCAAACGAAATTACCCTTCATGCGGGCGGCATCGTCACGTCCGTCTCCCGTTGATGTCTGGCGGACTCTCCTGACCTGCCTGCTGGAACACCACTATGGTCTCACGCTTAACGACACGCCGTTCAGTGATGAACAGGTGATTCAGCAGCATATCGATGCGGGTATCTCGCTGGTCGATGCCCTGAATTTTATCGTTGAGAAGTATGAACTGGTCCGCACTGACCGGCCAGGCTTCAGCATCATGGAGCAGTCTCCGTTTATTACGGCGATTGATATCCTCCGGGCCAGAAAGGCTACGGGGCTGATGAACCGTGGTACGTATAAAGAGGTGACGGCTATTACCAGAGGACAACATCCGCAGGCACGCACTTCAGGCAAGCGATGATGTGGATAAAACGAACCGCGTCCCACAAGTACATAAGCACCAGCCCTGACTGGCTGGTGTTTTTCTGACTATGAAGGAGAAAAATAATGGTCGTGCAAAATGTTACTGAACCCGAAGTGTTAACCGGGCACACCGGGGTGATTTGTTCCACCAGCATTGAACGTATTGTCACAGGCCGTAATGCTGCGCTGACACGGATTCAAAGCCTTATCAGTGAACTTGATGATATCTCCATTCTGACCCACGATATCGGCGGTGGTACAGCACAAGAGTGGGGAATGCGGGAGGGCCATCGCTACGATTGTTGGTTCACGGAAAAAACCGATAAAGCAATGAAAGCGATGACCCGCAATATTGATCGCCGCATCTGGCGAGAGCTGATGAATAAATCAGGCATGCTAGCACTGATGGATGCTGAGGCCCGTGACGAGTGGCACAAAAGCCTGGAGAAAGGCGATATCCCAGCGATCTGCGAGGCCAATATCCTGAGTACCTTTGAGCAACTGCATAAGAGCAAAGGTGAGGTATTTGAGCGTGGTGTTATCAACGTTTTTAAAGCGTTATCGTGGGATTATAAAACGAACTCACCCTGTAAGTTTGGTAAGAAAATCATCGTGGATGGGCTGGTTTCTTACAACCGTTGGGGGTTTAACTTAACTCATGGATATCGACGTGACCAACTTGTCGATCTGGAGCGTATGCTGACTCTGCTTAACGGCAAGCCGCTGCCGGATAACCGATCTGATATTGCCTGTCGGCTGAGTGACCATATCGGTCAGCAGCGTACTTCGACGGTGTATGACGATGAGCTATTCAGAATTCATTATTTTCAGAAGGGGAGTGCGCACATAGTGTTCAAACGTCCCGAGTTGATTGAGCGACTGAACGATATCATTGCCAGGCACTATCCGGGGATGCTAGCTTGATTATGTTGTGGTAGTTGGGTTCCCTGTTTGGCAACCAAACTATGTGCAGTTCTGTGAAAATCCAAGCGGAAGAATTACTGTATACGAATGTGTATAGCTATTGATGTAATGTAATAAAAATAATTTCATTACAATGAGTTAAGTTCTTTGTTCGATTCCCTTCGCCCGCTCCAATCTCAAGTCTCTATCTCTCCACTGAATTCAACGACACCATGATTTAATTCGGCTTTTTGGCATTTTCCTGTCAACCGAGTTCAACCTGCCTTACCCCCAATCAACAGCCTGTGTGGCATAGAAATGGGGCCAGGAATGAGCCACTCCGTATGCAGGGCTTACGCTCGCCCCGCTTCCTCAGCCGCAGTCGTTGGCATGTCATCCGCGACGAGCGCAACCGTATGAACGGGGAGGCCGGTCTGATAGCACATTCTGTACAGTTCCACGGTGGTCGACAGGCTGCCATGAATCGTCACGGTCTCATTTTCTTCGAGCCACAGTTTCAAACCGGTATTCCCCTGGGCGTAGATCACCAGCGCCGCCTGGCGGGTGATGTATTCCTGCCCTAGCAACGAAATCGATACCAGTTTCGTGCCATCCTTAGGCGTTTTGCGATACGGGAGATGCTCTTCACCCGCGACATCGTTCAGACAATCGGTGCGGTTTTCCTCTTTAATCAATTGATTCGCCAGACTCTGGCCTTCCGCCGTCAGCAGAACCATAAGCTGGAGATCGTTCCTGCGATAGATCCGCACCAGGCCCTTTTTTTCCATCAGATGAAAGGTCTTACGGACATTGCTGCTGTATGTCCTGATTGATGACTTTAGCTGTAATGCCCGCTCGATATCACGCGTGAGGGGTTTTCCTGACGGCTGTTTTACCGTCTCTACCAGCAGCATTTTTTGCAGGCGCGAGAGGCGCTGTCTTTTTACGCTCTGAACTTCATTATTACCAGGGGCTATCGGCATAAAAAACCTATATAAAATTAATGTTGGAGTGATTAGTCTTTTATTTATTAATCACGCATGTCGTGATTAACAATTTATTTGTTATTGATTCCAATTTATTTGTCTGGTTGATGTTTGACGAAAGTAACGTGCTATATGTTGGGTGAATGTTCCTTATCTTTACCTGTTTTATCATTTTTGTTTACATTCAATATATTTGTCTGCCGTCAGGCATCTCATTTAGTTTAATATTTCCCCTGCGTTCAGTTTAACCGCCACGCATGGTGCGCCGAGTTGGTGCATAAATATCTTCTCTGCGCGCCACTTTGCGCATCAGGGAAAAGGGGGAAGTAATACGCTTCCTGTAGAGCGATAAGAATCAACTAAGGCAATATAAAGGCATCATAGTCGCGTTTGCTGCCGTTCCCGATAACCAATGAAGGTGATAGTTATAGGGGGCATTCTATTGATAGCAGATTGATGAATTCTTTCAATCCCGACAAAGCAACATTACACAAGATAATAATTTGAAACATAAGCTATTTATCAATTTATTTGACTATAATAATTGATTTTTATGGCATCAAAGTCTGCTGTCGGTGTGGAAATGACTTGATGGAATGATTCTTTTTATACATAACAAATGCACGCAGGCTAATAGTTTTTATGGTAATGGGTTAGTCTTTTTGATGTATTTGCAAAAAAAAGCAGAGATCGTCTGTTTATATTATGAGGTTTTTCTTTAAATGTAGTTTTATTGTGAATGAATTTATTTGGCATCTCAGAAAAAGAGATGTGACAGGGTGTTTTACATATTATTACATGTTATTAGTTTTGTTTTATGAACTTTTCCTTAAATGTTTACAGGCAGTGTTTGAGAGCGCCTGTCTACATGTAATAGCCAGGCGGTCTATTGATTTCAACATAACTAACAAATGATGAAGCCATTATGAAAAAAATTCTTGCAGTGATTATTCCAGCATTACTGGCTGCGGGTGCAGCGCATTCAGCCGAAATGTATAATAAAGACGGTAACAAGCTGGATTTATATGGGAAAGTTGATGCCCGTCGCACCTTCTCTGATGCAAAGGGAAGCGATGGTGATGCAACGTATATTCGTCTGGGCTTTAAAGGTGAGACACAAATTAATGATGTGCTGACCGGCTATGGTCAGTGGGAATACAACATTCAGGGTAACGGTACAGAAGATGGCGCGAAAACCGCGACCCGTCTGGGCTATGCCGGATTAAAAGCGGGCGATTACGGTATGTTTGATTATGGCCGTAACTATGGCGTCATCTATGACGTTGAAGCCTGGACGGATATGCTCCCTGTCTTTGGTGGGGACTCTTATTCAACCACCGATAACTTTATGAATAACCGTGCAAACGGCCTGGCAACCTACCGTAATAGCGGTTTCTTTGGTCTGGTAGATGGTCTGGACTTCGCGATTCAGTACCAGGGCAAAAACGGTGGGGGGAGTGAAAACGTTAACGGCCGTGACGATGTCTTCGCGCAGAATGGTGAAGGCTGGGGCGCTTCCGTGGCGTATGAGATTGGTGCGGGCGTCAGCGCGACGGCGGCCTATTCCGGCGCTAAGCGTACTGACGATCAGCAGCGCCTGACCTATAACGATGCTGAAAACGCGGAAGCATGGGCCAGCGGCCTGAAATACGATGCTAACAA from Klebsiella sp. WP3-W18-ESBL-02 includes the following:
- a CDS encoding helix-turn-helix transcriptional regulator, translating into MSNNDQQSYLANDKMVDMAFITSFTGLTDKWFYKLIKDGEFPKPIKLGRSSRWMQSEVEAWVQNRINQSRQ
- a CDS encoding inovirus Gp2 family protein, which encodes MNTKNQSRYGELNQTYVHGITRTIDRALKQYPRLLAIRFDLRFPDEEERPDCPTQCYTGSEVITRFINSVKAQIKADINRKRKAGKKTLTCNMRFVWVREFNQEGSKKHYHVLLLLNKDAYAWPGKIKQDPGNTFNQSVFNMVVRAWIRAIKREYAESKYVGLIHIPPSGFYQLNRNNRYFEDTYEDLTSRAIYLAKEYSKDNSDGQRNFGCSQN
- a CDS encoding IS5-like element ISKpn26 family transposase, with protein sequence MSHQLTFADSEFSTKRRQTRKEIFLSRMEQILPWQNMTAVIEPFYPKAGNGRRPYPLETMLRIHCMQHWYNLSDGAMEDALYEIASMRLFARLSLDSALPDRTTIMNFRHLLELHQLARQLFKTINRWLAEAGVMMTQGTLVDATIIEAPSSTKNKEQQRDPEMHQTKKGNQWHFGMKAHIGVDAKSGLTHSLVTTAANEHDLNQLGNLLHGEEQFVSADAGYQGAPQREELAEVDVDWLIAERPGKVKTLKQHPRKNKTAINIEYMKASIRARVEHPFRIIKRQFGFVKARYKGLLKNDNQLAMLFTLANLFRVDQMIRQWERSQ
- a CDS encoding DUF932 domain-containing protein; translated protein: MTRLASRFGKVNVIRRDRPLTRDELFCVVPSVFSEEKHASRSDRYTYIPTITLLDNLQREGFQPFFACQTRVRDQSKREHTKHMLRLRRKGQITDKQVPEIILLNSHDGSSSYQMLPGIFRAVCQNGLICGESFGEVRVPHKGDVVEKVIEGAYEVLGIFDRVEEKRDAMQSLILPLPAQQVLAKAALAYRFGEDHQPVTAAQVLTPRRYEDRNDDLWTVYQRVQENLMKGGLSGRNAQGKRSRTRAVNGIDGDVKLNRALWVMTENMLALSGR
- a CDS encoding antirestriction protein, which codes for MDKHISQPPEVTEPFILAATNVPDEQRLRFWPQRFGSIPQWITLESSIFAWMDRLCADYCGGVWAFYTLSNGGAFMAPEESEGLWSLFNILNGNGAEMSAEAAGIAACLIAYSHHACRTECDAMTEHYYRLRDYALNHPECNAIMHIID
- the radC gene encoding RadC family protein, with protein sequence MEKQLPLFAYELTASAQQTIREALTLLERQLREPGASFTSGSSVRDWLRLHLTMEEREAFVLLLLDNQHRLITHETLFKGTISHTEVHPREVVKASLKYNAAAVIVAHCHPSGHAEPSQSDRRVTERLKNALDLVGVRLLDHLVIGGMDIVSFAERGWL
- a CDS encoding DUF987 domain-containing protein, whose translation is MKIISKRQAMAIYRQHPQSRLFRFCTGKYKWSGSICHYAGREVEDISGVLAVFAERRQDRNGPYVVLRSVSLN
- a CDS encoding type IV toxin-antitoxin system YeeU family antitoxin, translated to MSKNTTITTHDISEPWWGLRRSVSPCFGARLVQEGNRLHYLADRANVSGQFCDADLRHLDQAFPVLMKQLELMLTCGELNPRHQHCVTLYAKGLTCEADTLGSHGYVYIAIYPAPVTTE
- a CDS encoding TA system toxin CbtA family protein produces the protein MQTKLPFMRAASSRPSPVDVWRTLLTCLLEHHYGLTLNDTPFSDEQVIQQHIDAGISLVDALNFIVEKYELVRTDRPGFSIMEQSPFITAIDILRARKATGLMNRGTYKEVTAITRGQHPQARTSGKR
- a CDS encoding DUF4942 domain-containing protein, with the translated sequence MVVQNVTEPEVLTGHTGVICSTSIERIVTGRNAALTRIQSLISELDDISILTHDIGGGTAQEWGMREGHRYDCWFTEKTDKAMKAMTRNIDRRIWRELMNKSGMLALMDAEARDEWHKSLEKGDIPAICEANILSTFEQLHKSKGEVFERGVINVFKALSWDYKTNSPCKFGKKIIVDGLVSYNRWGFNLTHGYRRDQLVDLERMLTLLNGKPLPDNRSDIACRLSDHIGQQRTSTVYDDELFRIHYFQKGSAHIVFKRPELIERLNDIIARHYPGMLA
- the ompC gene encoding porin OmpC, coding for MMKKILAVIIPALLAAGAAHSAEMYNKDGNKLDLYGKVDARRTFSDAKGSDGDATYIRLGFKGETQINDVLTGYGQWEYNIQGNGTEDGAKTATRLGYAGLKAGDYGMFDYGRNYGVIYDVEAWTDMLPVFGGDSYSTTDNFMNNRANGLATYRNSGFFGLVDGLDFAIQYQGKNGGGSENVNGRDDVFAQNGEGWGASVAYEIGAGVSATAAYSGAKRTDDQQRLTYNDAENAEAWASGLKYDANNIYLAATYAETRNMTKVGDFVTDKTKNIELVAQYQFDFGLRPSIAYLQSRASNDNQGIKGNADVVKYMEVGASYYFNKNMATYVDYKINLLDKDNAAVKNLGLSTDNVVGIGAVYQF